A region of Moorena producens PAL-8-15-08-1 DNA encodes the following proteins:
- a CDS encoding PhoX family protein: MSKLTRRKLLVFFGASTAATVLAPQIGQKLLGGDYSVANAATSTLGITPVRLPHPLPIYQTKKSALPTGINQSKVLNPSSDVSLASYTVIDDVVVPPEYERYVIVKWGDRVFPNPDDYFGYNNDYTGFVPVGRSSNDGYLWVNHEYVSFPFSDLAPGTSSSLAGLPTSFETVIGYPLPSNVNDIELLGEFFYNQGGSIVRIRRNGSGERFQVVKKDSKNRRIHGLSGLAINAQRSDEFKTVTSWGSRSHQRGDQNYLVGTGPAATEVFSLSSDGLGNKIIGTAYNCSGGTTPWGTILTTEENFQASATFFNGVTEAVLPNGTQTGYTEGTTGSVFGLVGEKYGWMVEIDPAKPGVRAKKHTALGRFRHENITFRTEAGNKLVAYMGDDRRGGHTWKYVSKRKLRGLSDKDNSKLFEEGTLYVAKFNSNGTGEWIPLVLSTPTNPNVPSELASVELAALGEAQRDGRVRLPKRAGIAGATEDGGSLVVDLTNEATALPGYKNKTLADFYTSQGAIVVDSFLAANLVGGTPSSRPEDLEVHPRTKAVFIAYTDHIAGGDGYPDSRVFQTAKLNADVDAKQPSGGIYKIIESSADGAGTSFRWTRFVESGEAGADDGAGFANVDNLAFDTKANVWGVTDMSTSQHNGFKTGAEPGERTIDHTDTGATSSLVGVYGNNWVFYIPTSGPNAGEVIPFAYGPMRCEITGPTFIGDTLIVAVQHPGESVPIGAGQAPLQRDIEILNLDGTLFTQRRTVPLGSNWPSSLPKADGGDGNPSGPPRPSVIGIRRKSGESLV, from the coding sequence ATGTCTAAGCTAACTCGCAGAAAACTGTTAGTTTTCTTTGGGGCGAGTACTGCAGCTACTGTGTTGGCTCCTCAGATAGGCCAAAAACTGTTGGGTGGTGACTATAGTGTTGCCAATGCAGCTACCAGTACTCTGGGTATTACCCCGGTGCGTTTACCCCATCCCTTGCCGATTTATCAAACTAAAAAAAGTGCCTTACCCACAGGCATTAACCAAAGCAAAGTTCTTAATCCAAGTTCTGATGTCAGTCTGGCTAGCTACACCGTCATTGATGATGTAGTAGTACCGCCGGAGTACGAACGGTATGTAATTGTCAAATGGGGCGATCGCGTTTTTCCTAATCCAGACGATTATTTCGGCTATAACAACGACTACACTGGCTTTGTTCCTGTAGGTAGAAGCTCTAATGATGGCTATCTCTGGGTCAATCACGAATACGTTTCTTTTCCATTTTCTGACCTAGCTCCTGGTACTTCCAGCAGCTTAGCTGGATTACCCACTAGCTTTGAGACGGTGATTGGCTATCCTCTACCCTCTAATGTGAATGATATAGAACTGCTAGGAGAGTTTTTCTATAACCAAGGAGGTTCTATTGTTCGCATCCGTCGCAATGGTTCCGGTGAACGTTTCCAAGTTGTTAAGAAGGACTCGAAGAACCGTCGCATTCACGGTCTTTCTGGTTTAGCAATCAATGCTCAGCGGAGTGATGAGTTCAAGACTGTTACCTCTTGGGGCTCCAGAAGCCATCAGCGAGGGGATCAAAACTACCTGGTGGGAACAGGACCAGCAGCAACTGAGGTGTTCTCTCTCAGTTCAGATGGTTTAGGAAACAAGATTATCGGTACTGCTTACAACTGTTCCGGTGGCACTACCCCTTGGGGTACCATTTTGACTACTGAAGAAAATTTCCAGGCTAGTGCCACCTTCTTCAATGGTGTTACTGAAGCTGTGCTACCTAATGGCACTCAGACTGGCTACACCGAAGGTACTACTGGCTCTGTATTCGGTCTGGTCGGTGAAAAGTACGGCTGGATGGTAGAGATTGATCCAGCTAAGCCTGGTGTTCGTGCCAAGAAGCACACTGCTTTGGGACGCTTCCGTCACGAAAATATCACTTTCCGCACTGAGGCGGGTAATAAGTTAGTTGCTTACATGGGAGATGACCGGCGGGGTGGTCACACCTGGAAGTATGTGAGTAAGCGCAAACTGCGGGGCCTCAGTGATAAAGATAACAGTAAGTTATTTGAAGAAGGTACTCTCTACGTTGCTAAATTCAATTCCAATGGCACAGGTGAGTGGATACCATTGGTCTTGAGTACTCCCACCAATCCCAATGTTCCCTCTGAACTGGCTTCTGTTGAACTAGCTGCTTTAGGTGAGGCACAACGAGATGGTCGCGTGCGCTTACCAAAGCGTGCTGGTATTGCTGGTGCTACTGAGGATGGTGGCTCGTTGGTGGTAGATCTCACTAATGAAGCAACTGCTCTGCCTGGTTATAAGAACAAAACCCTGGCAGATTTCTACACTAGCCAAGGTGCTATTGTCGTTGATTCTTTCCTGGCAGCTAATCTAGTTGGTGGTACTCCTTCATCTCGCCCTGAGGATCTAGAAGTCCATCCCCGGACTAAAGCGGTATTCATTGCCTATACCGACCATATTGCTGGTGGAGATGGCTATCCAGATTCCCGGGTCTTCCAAACTGCTAAACTCAACGCTGATGTTGATGCTAAGCAGCCTTCTGGTGGGATTTACAAGATTATTGAAAGCAGCGCTGATGGTGCTGGTACTAGCTTCCGCTGGACTCGATTCGTGGAATCTGGAGAAGCTGGAGCAGACGATGGCGCTGGTTTTGCTAATGTAGATAACCTAGCCTTCGATACCAAAGCTAATGTCTGGGGTGTCACGGATATGTCTACTAGCCAGCACAACGGTTTCAAAACTGGTGCTGAGCCAGGAGAACGCACCATCGACCACACCGACACTGGTGCTACTAGTTCTTTGGTTGGGGTCTATGGTAACAACTGGGTGTTCTATATTCCCACTAGTGGGCCTAATGCTGGGGAAGTCATTCCTTTTGCTTATGGTCCAATGCGTTGCGAAATAACTGGTCCAACCTTTATTGGTGATACTCTAATTGTTGCAGTACAGCATCCTGGAGAAAGTGTACCCATTGGTGCAGGTCAGGCACCTCTGCAACGAGACATTGAAATCTTGAACTTGGATGGAACTCTGTTTACTCAGAGGCGGACTGTACCTCTTGGAAGTAACTGGCCTAGTAGCTTACCCAAGGCTGATGGTGGTGATGGAAATCCCTCTGGACCACCCCGTCCTTCTGTAATTGGTATTCGTCGCAAGTCCGGTGAAAGCCTTGTTTAG
- a CDS encoding ATP-grasp domain-containing protein, which yields MKTVAVFFDEAGTFAYPFTKKKYIRHIAQLGEAIEACGANFRVVRHQSSYLGSGQFSQSWELRDGEVIETGPVKADVIFDKGLFSSDGTIPVLNCQEINEICTNKYKTFQLFSDYSPQSYLVNTKEEFFEALDRIPGQYKVVKPLDGLEGRNVHIGDNDFLKKQDCPYPLLVQEFIDSRSGIPGIVNGVHDFRVALLNGEIVHAIVRTPPSGELVASVTQGGEMFVVEIELIPSTVFELVEHIEKHMLQYGNRFYGIDLAIVNGQPKIIELNSRVSIWDNQQHEVFASTKRKLAEVLVAL from the coding sequence TTGAAAACTGTTGCTGTCTTTTTTGATGAAGCAGGCACCTTTGCCTACCCATTTACTAAAAAAAAGTATATACGACACATTGCCCAACTTGGTGAAGCAATAGAAGCCTGTGGTGCCAATTTTCGTGTTGTTCGTCACCAATCTTCCTATCTAGGGTCAGGACAATTTTCCCAGAGTTGGGAATTACGAGATGGAGAAGTGATTGAGACTGGTCCTGTCAAAGCTGATGTCATTTTCGATAAAGGATTGTTTAGCTCTGATGGAACTATCCCAGTTCTTAACTGTCAGGAAATTAACGAAATTTGCACCAACAAATATAAAACCTTTCAGCTTTTCAGTGACTATTCTCCCCAAAGCTATCTTGTTAACACCAAAGAAGAGTTTTTTGAGGCACTCGACCGAATACCAGGGCAATATAAAGTTGTCAAGCCATTAGATGGTCTTGAAGGCAGAAATGTCCACATTGGAGACAATGACTTCTTAAAGAAACAGGATTGCCCCTATCCCTTATTAGTGCAAGAGTTTATCGATTCACGCTCAGGTATACCCGGTATTGTCAATGGTGTTCATGACTTTCGTGTAGCACTCCTCAACGGGGAAATTGTTCACGCTATAGTACGTACTCCACCTTCAGGCGAATTAGTGGCATCCGTGACTCAAGGAGGCGAGATGTTTGTTGTAGAAATAGAGCTCATCCCTAGCACTGTCTTCGAGCTAGTCGAACACATTGAAAAACATATGCTACAGTACGGTAACCGGTTTTATGGCATTGATCTTGCCATAGTTAACGGTCAACCGAAAATCATCGAGCTTAATTCTCGTGTTAGCATTTGGGACAATCAACAACATGAAGTATTCGCTAGCACCAAAAGGAAACTTGCCGAGGTTTTAGTAGCACTTTGA
- a CDS encoding pyridoxal phosphate-dependent decarboxylase family protein — protein sequence MIEFEKIINLTVDKLLNYLQENKNTDTKVIDYKSPQALKEKLDLSLPENGVPLADLIPIIESYLDHSVRTSSHKFFNQLWGGFEITGLLAEMVTSTANTSMYTYEVAPVATLIEIKLIEALKDLIGFPQGEGLMVTGGSNANLIAMLCARHKLLPEAKNKGLGNHQLVAFISDQAHYSFFKAANLLGMGIDNVVKVKSDGDQRMCPQQLEAAIQQSLREGKTPFFVTATAGTTVAGAFDPLPSIAEITSKYGLWLHVDGSWGAPVLFSNQHKHLLEGSSLADSFTWDAHKLMGVPLICSAILVKQPGTLLEACSSQGTHYIFHDDEDSAYNLGTMSLQCGRKVDALKLWLAWKYYGKNGYEARVDRLFELASYAADYIRNCENLELIVQPTFLNICFRYNPRDNSLSNHGLDQLNLEIREQLMRSGQALVNYSQYQEQIVIRFILSNPEINEADIDSFLDNFIKIGNSLL from the coding sequence ATGATCGAGTTTGAAAAAATAATCAACTTAACTGTTGATAAACTCCTTAACTATTTGCAGGAAAATAAAAATACCGACACCAAGGTAATAGATTACAAAAGCCCTCAAGCCCTTAAGGAAAAACTCGATTTAAGCTTACCAGAAAACGGAGTTCCCTTAGCCGATTTAATTCCGATTATTGAATCGTATCTCGACCACAGCGTGCGGACTAGTAGCCATAAGTTTTTCAACCAGCTTTGGGGTGGATTTGAGATAACTGGATTATTAGCAGAAATGGTAACTAGTACTGCTAATACTTCTATGTATACCTATGAAGTTGCTCCAGTAGCCACGCTGATCGAGATTAAATTGATTGAGGCTCTCAAGGACTTGATCGGTTTTCCTCAAGGTGAGGGGTTGATGGTGACAGGAGGCAGTAATGCTAATCTGATCGCCATGCTTTGTGCCCGACACAAACTTCTACCCGAAGCCAAAAACAAGGGATTGGGAAATCACCAGCTAGTAGCATTCATCTCCGATCAGGCTCACTATTCCTTTTTCAAAGCAGCAAATTTGTTGGGCATGGGGATAGACAATGTAGTCAAAGTCAAATCCGATGGCGATCAGCGCATGTGCCCGCAACAATTAGAAGCTGCTATTCAACAAAGCCTAAGGGAAGGAAAAACACCTTTCTTTGTTACAGCTACTGCGGGCACTACCGTTGCCGGTGCATTCGATCCGTTGCCCTCAATTGCAGAAATTACCAGCAAATATGGACTCTGGCTACATGTGGATGGGTCTTGGGGTGCTCCGGTTTTGTTCAGCAACCAGCACAAGCATCTGTTGGAAGGTAGCTCCTTAGCAGATTCTTTTACCTGGGATGCTCACAAACTCATGGGCGTGCCCTTGATTTGTTCAGCTATTCTAGTCAAACAACCAGGGACTTTATTGGAGGCTTGTTCTAGTCAAGGTACTCACTATATCTTCCACGATGATGAAGATAGTGCCTATAATCTTGGAACTATGTCCTTGCAGTGTGGGCGGAAAGTAGATGCCCTTAAGCTGTGGCTAGCCTGGAAATACTACGGCAAAAATGGTTATGAAGCAAGGGTTGACCGCTTATTTGAACTCGCTAGCTACGCGGCGGATTATATTCGCAATTGTGAGAATTTAGAATTGATAGTTCAACCAACATTTTTGAATATCTGTTTTCGCTATAATCCCAGGGATAACAGTCTGTCTAATCATGGTTTAGATCAGCTAAATCTGGAGATACGTGAGCAATTAATGCGCTCTGGTCAAGCATTAGTCAATTACTCTCAGTATCAAGAACAGATTGTAATTCGCTTCATTCTCAGCAATCCAGAAATTAACGAAGCAGATATAGATAGTTTTTTGGATAACTTTATCAAAATTGGTAATAGTTTATTATAG
- the pstB gene encoding phosphate ABC transporter ATP-binding protein PstB, with amino-acid sequence MVEKLSDKLSDSSISNAKAEVDNLSFYYGSFKALKSISLVVPEKQVTALIGPSGCGKTTLLRCFNRMHDLYPGNRYEGAIWLDSDVNILGKKIDPIEVRMRISMVFQKPNPFPKSIYDNVAYGLRVRGENRRRLIEDKMEKALRGAALWDEVKDRLYDSAYNLSGGQQQRLCIARALVADPEIILFDEPTSALDPIATSSIEELIAELKKQVTILIVTHSMQQAARISDYTAFMYLGAMMEFGETRQIFERPANSQTEAYISGRIG; translated from the coding sequence ATGGTAGAAAAACTATCTGATAAACTATCCGACTCAAGCATTAGTAACGCCAAAGCTGAGGTGGATAACCTCAGTTTTTACTATGGTTCATTTAAAGCTCTCAAAAGTATTAGTTTAGTGGTGCCGGAAAAACAAGTAACTGCACTAATTGGACCATCAGGGTGTGGCAAAACCACGTTACTGCGATGCTTCAATCGTATGCATGACCTTTATCCTGGTAATCGCTACGAGGGAGCAATCTGGCTCGACTCCGATGTCAACATTTTAGGTAAGAAAATTGACCCGATAGAAGTGCGGATGCGGATTAGCATGGTATTCCAAAAGCCTAATCCTTTTCCTAAATCAATTTATGACAATGTTGCCTATGGGTTGCGAGTGCGGGGTGAAAATAGACGTCGTCTGATTGAAGACAAAATGGAGAAAGCGTTGCGGGGAGCGGCCTTATGGGATGAAGTGAAAGACCGCCTCTATGACTCAGCCTATAACCTATCTGGAGGTCAACAGCAACGTCTTTGTATTGCCCGGGCTTTAGTCGCTGACCCAGAGATTATTTTATTCGATGAACCCACTTCTGCCCTTGACCCGATTGCTACTTCCAGCATTGAAGAATTAATTGCTGAGCTGAAGAAACAGGTCACAATTTTGATTGTGACTCACAGCATGCAACAGGCAGCAAGGATATCGGATTATACCGCGTTTATGTACTTGGGGGCAATGATGGAGTTTGGGGAGACTAGGCAAATCTTTGAACGACCCGCGAACTCACAGACAGAAGCTTATATTAGTGGACGAATTGGTTAG
- the pstA gene encoding phosphate ABC transporter permease PstA encodes MSQEQLLTIREDINRRKLINQIFAIVGLVVILVAIFILLALIYHMVSSGISRISPQFFTSFPSRRAEKAGIMSAWVGTSLIMLVTALAAVPIGVASGIYLEEYSRKNLLADFIEINVTNLAGVPSIVYGLLALGLFVYELNLGRSILSAGLTLALLILPVVIVTTREALRAIPNHLREAAYALGASKWQMIWDHVLPYSFGSILTGVIIGLSRAIGETAPVVTIGALVFIRFLPDSPINSEFPYIPFQGEFPYLNIQQLFAWLQSEFTVMPIQMFTWVSRPERAFEANAAAAGTVLIAMTLAMNGIAIYLRYRFRKGLKW; translated from the coding sequence ATGTCACAGGAACAATTACTTACAATTCGAGAAGATATAAATCGCCGTAAGCTTATTAATCAGATTTTTGCCATTGTTGGTCTGGTAGTTATTCTGGTCGCTATATTTATATTGCTGGCGTTAATCTACCATATGGTAAGTTCAGGAATATCCCGGATTTCACCCCAGTTTTTTACATCGTTTCCTAGTCGTAGAGCAGAAAAAGCCGGGATTATGTCCGCCTGGGTAGGCACTAGTCTGATCATGTTAGTCACTGCCTTAGCTGCGGTGCCCATTGGTGTGGCTTCAGGAATTTATTTAGAAGAATATTCCCGAAAAAACTTGCTAGCGGATTTCATTGAAATCAATGTCACGAATTTGGCAGGAGTTCCCTCCATTGTCTATGGTTTATTAGCCTTGGGGTTATTCGTCTATGAGTTAAATTTAGGTCGAAGCATTCTCTCAGCAGGGTTGACCTTAGCCTTGTTAATTCTGCCAGTGGTGATTGTCACCACACGAGAGGCACTGCGGGCAATTCCTAATCATCTCCGGGAAGCTGCTTATGCCCTTGGAGCCAGTAAGTGGCAAATGATTTGGGATCATGTTTTGCCCTATTCGTTTGGTAGTATTCTCACAGGCGTAATCATTGGTTTATCTCGGGCAATTGGGGAAACTGCTCCTGTGGTTACCATTGGTGCTCTTGTATTCATTCGCTTTTTGCCAGATTCTCCAATAAACAGCGAATTTCCTTATATTCCCTTTCAGGGTGAATTTCCCTATCTAAACATACAGCAGCTGTTTGCATGGCTTCAGTCTGAATTCACGGTTATGCCGATTCAAATGTTTACCTGGGTATCTAGACCTGAACGGGCATTTGAGGCAAATGCAGCTGCAGCCGGTACAGTGTTAATTGCTATGACTCTGGCTATGAATGGTATTGCTATTTATCTACGCTATCGCTTCCGTAAAGGTCTAAAATGGTAG